The following proteins are co-located in the Apis mellifera strain DH4 linkage group LG9, Amel_HAv3.1, whole genome shotgun sequence genome:
- the LOC726991 gene encoding kinesin light chain isoform X5, producing MTAMTQEEIMAGARIVAQGLEALRVEHGGLLQALQTQDAPVARDKASLLSKNIEMIELGLGEAQVMMALANHLQMVEAEKQKLRTQVRRLCQENAWLRDELAGTQQKLQASEQALVQLEEQKKHLDFMESMKQYDPDPSADDENAKDRPPDDPVVDLFPDDDADDRNSKSISPTPPSQFAQQVNAGYEIPARLRTLHNLVIQYASQGRYEVAVPLCKQALEDLEKTSGHDHPDVATMLNILALVYRDQNKYKEAANLLNDALAIREKTLGENHPAVAATLNNLAVLYGKRGKYKEAEPLCKRALDIREKVLGRDHPDVAKQLNNLALLCQNQGKYEEVERYYLRALEIYEGKLGPDDPNVAKTKNNLASCYLKQGKYKDAEVLYKQVLTRAHEKEFGAIAGDNKPIWQVAEEREENKHRNKENTPYGEYGGWHKAAKVDSPTVTTTLKNLGALYRRQGKYEAAETLEDCALRSRKEQTLEFVKQGKVAQLLGEEKGSTRRGSRSSLANSEHEQHDEGSLPLVQRALHEGQSGHNDASPNKPGFKNKIFQAFGIHSST from the exons ATGACGGCCATGACGCAGGAAGAAATTATGGCTGGTGCCAGAATTGTGGCCCAGGGTCTGGAAGCTCTCCGTGTAGAACATGGAGGACTTCTTCAAGCTTTGCAGACCCAGGATGCGCCAGTCGCAAGAGACAAAGCTAGTTTATTATCAAAGAATATCGAGATGATAGAATTAGGCCTTGGAGAGGCACAAGTTATGATGGCTCTTGCAAATCATTTACAAATGGTAGAGGCTGAGAAACAAAAGCTTAGAACACAAGTAAGAAGGTTGTGCCAAGAAAATGCCTGGTTAAGAGATGAGTTGGCTGGTACGCAGCAAAAATTACAAGCCAGTGAACAAGCA CTAGTCCAGTTGGAAGaacaaaagaaacatttaGATTTTATGGAAAGCATGAAACAGTACGATCCTGATCCTTCCGCGGATGATGAGAATGCTAAAGACAGGCCGCCAGATGATCCTGTGGTTGATCTATTCCCCGATGATGATGCGGACGACCGAAATAGTAAGT CAATATCACCGACACCGCCTTCACAATTTGCACAACAAGTGAACGCTGGATACGAGATACCTGCACGTTTGCGTACGCTGCACAATTTGGTTATACAGTACGCTAGCCAAGGCCGTTATGAAGTAGCTGTCCCCTTATGCAAGCAAGCATTGGAGGATTTGGAAAAGACTTCTGGCCACGATCATCCCGATGTTGCCACAATGTTGAACATCCTCGCTTTAGTGTATagagatcaaaataaatacaaagaaGCGGCGAATTTGTTGAACGATGCCTTGGCTATTCGTGAAAAGACGCTCGGTGAAAATCACCCCGCAGTCGCTGCCACGTTGAATAATTTGGCTGTTTTATATGGAAAACGGGGCAAATATAAAGAGGCTGAGCCGTTGTGCAAACGTGCCCTCGATATTCGAGAGAAGGTCCTCGGTCGTGATCATCCCGATGTCGCTAAGCAATTGAACAATCTTGCGTTGCTGTGTCAGAATCAGGGTAAATACGAAGAGGTAGAACGCTATTACCTGCGAGCGCTAGAAATTTATGAAGGTAAACTGGGACCGGATGATCCTAATGTTGCAAAGACGAAAAATAATCTGGCATCGTGTTACTTGAAGCAAGGAAAATACAAGGATGCTGAAGTTTTGTATAAACAAGTATTGACTAGAGCACACGAAAAAGAATTTGGTGCTATTGCCGGCGATAACAAACCAATTTGGCAG GTTgcggaagaaagagaagaaaacaagcatagaaataaagagaatacTCCATATGGGGAATACGGAGGCTGGCACAAAGCTGCTAAAGTGGATTCTCCTACGGTTACAACTACCCTAAAAAATCTTGGTGCATTGTATCGAAGACAAGGAAAATACGAGGCTGCAGAAACATTAGAAGATTGTGCTCTTAGGTCACGAAAGGAG CAGACATTGGAGTTCGTGAAGCAAGGAAAAGTTGCGCAGCTTTtaggagaagagaaaggatCGACGAGACGCGGCTCGCGATCCAGTTTAGCTAATAGCGAACACGAGCAACATGACGAG GGCTCGCTGCCGCTGGTACAAAGGGCGCTACATGAAGGACAGTCTGGCCACAACGACGCTAGTCCTAACAAACCCGGTTTTAAAAACAAGATCTTTCAAGCTTTCGGGATTCATTCTTCCACGTAG